The genomic region CGCCGAACTCGCTGCCCTGGACGCCTTCGGCGACCGCGCGCTGCTGGCGCGCGCCGGGCTGATCCTCGGCCCGTACGAGAACGTCGGCCGACTGCCCTGGTGGCTGAACCGCACCGCCCGCGGCGGTCCGGTCCTCGCCCCCGGCCCGCGCGAACTCCCGCTCCAGTACATCGACGTACGCGACCTCGCCCGCTGGACCCTCGACGCGGCCGCCGCCGGGCAGGGCGGCGCGTACAACGTGGTCTCCGCGCCCGGGCACGCCACGATGGGAAGCCTCCTGGAGGCCTGCGCCGCCACCACCGGCGGCGCGGCCGAACTGCGCTGGACCGACCCGGCCGTGATCATGGAGGCCGGCGTCCAGCCCTGGACCGAGCTGCCGGTCTGGACCGGGACGGGCGAGCCCCACGACTACATGCACGCCGGCGACGTGTCCAAGGCCCTGGCCGCGGGCCTCAAGTGCCGCCCGGTCGAGGAGACCGTCGCCGACACCTGGGCCTGGCTCCAGAGCCTCGGCGGGATCGCCCCGCAGCGTCCCGACCGGCCGGCCCCGGGCCTGGACGCGCAGCGGGAGGCGGCACTACTCGGGCTCTGACCAGGCGGCTTCCGCGAGCCGGGTGGGCGGCAGGTACTCGCGCAGCAGCGTGCGGTGCCACCACGCACCCGTCTCGCGCAGCTCCCGCCAGCTGGTGAACCGGTAGCGGTACAGCAGGGCGCGGACATAGCGGGGCGGGGCGTCCGGGAAGGGGTTGTGGCGCAGCAGCCGCAGCGTGTCCCGGTCACCCGCCAGCAGCCGCTCCACGAAGGGCCCGAACCAGTCCCGCGCATAGCCGGGGGAGAGCGCCGCGAACCACATCAGCCAGTCCAGGCGCAGATGGTACGGGGCGAACTGGCGCGGCACCCTGCCCGGTTCACCCGGCTTCCCCTTGAAGCCGTACTCCCGCCAGTCCCCGTCCGCGTGCGGCACCCGGTCGGCGGTGCCCTCCACCACCACCTCGTCCCGGATCCGGCCCACCGACCCGAACGCCCCGTACGTATTGACCAGGTGGAGCGAGTCGAACGAGCGGTTCATCACCTGGCGGCGCGAGACCATGTTGAGCACCGGATGACGGCTCAGCACCAGCACCAGCACGGTCACCGCGCAGACCAGGACCACGAACCACACCGGCGCCGCCCGCGAGGCCTGGGCCGGGGGAGCGCCCGCGAGCCCGGTGAAGTCCACGGCCGACAGGGCGAGCGTGATCGTCAGCCAGTTCAGCCAGGCGAAATTTCCCGACAGGACGAGCCACAGCTGCGTCGCCACGATGATCCCCGCGGCGTACGAGGCCACCGGCTGCGGAGTGAACAGCAGTACCGGGACGGCCAGTTGGGTCACGTGGTTGGCCCCGCACTCCACCCGGTGCAGCGGTTTCGGCAGGTGGTGGAAGAACCAGCTCAGCGGCCCCGGCATCGGCTGCGTCTCATGGTGGTAGTAGAGGCAGGTGAGCTTGCGCCAGCAGGAGTCCCCGCGGATCTTGATCAGCCCGGCTCCGAACTCCACCCGGAAGAGCACCCAGCGCAGTAGCCACAGCACCAGCACCGGTGGCCCGGCCCGCGCGTTGCCCAGGAAGACGGCGAGGAATCCCACCTCCAGCAGCAGCGACTCCCAGCCGAAGGAGTACCAGGTCTGCCCGACGTTCACGATGGAGAGGTACAGCAGCCACAGCAGGGCCCACATCCCCATGGCCGCGCCCAGCGGCACCTCGTCCCCGGCCCCGGCGGCCAGCGCGCCGGCCAGCACCGCCCCGGCCCAGGCGCACGCCGCGAACAGTCGGTCGGAGTAGCGCAGTTGGAACAGGCTCGGGGCGCGCCGGAAGGGCACGTACCGCACGTAGCGCGGTACGGGCAGCATGCCCCGCGCCCCGATGAGGGCCCGGAACTGCAGGGCGGCCCCGACGAAGGCGAAGAGGTAGACGCCGGCGAGGGCCCGCTGGAAGACCAGCCGGCCCAGCCAGTACCAGGGCGCCGTGAACCAGTCCATCGCCTCCAGTATCGGACCGGTCAGGCGGCGGTGGCCAGCCTGCGCACGTGGCGGCCCAGCCAGCGCGCGTAGCGCAGCTGGAGGAAGGGGATCACCGGGCCCGCGAGCCGGGTGTACCAGCAGGCGGGGCGGCTGAAGGCGGTCACGGTGAACCACACGGTGCCGTCGGGGTCCATGTCCACGATGAAGGACTCCTCCCCGCACTCCGGGTGGCCCGTCAGCGTGCCGTACGCGAAACCGATCCGGGCGGGTTCGTACGCCGTCCAGACCACCTCGCACGGAGCCTCGATGCGCAGCGGACCGAAGCCGATCCCGACGATCACCCGGCTGCCGGGGCGGACGGCCCCGGTCGTGTCGGCGTCACCGCGGATCCGCATGCCCGAGGTCCGGTGCGCCTGGAAGGTGGTCACCGCGACGCCGGCGGCCTCGAAGGCGGACCGGCCGTGCCCGATCCGGACCCGGTGGTGCAGGTGGTGGTATCCGGCGGGCAGCGGTCGCTCGGCGGTGGCGCCGCGATCGGGGTAGCTGAGGGCGTCCCGGCCGGCG from Streptomyces sp. NBC_00190 harbors:
- a CDS encoding NAD-dependent epimerase/dehydratase family protein is translated as MKLLMLGGTEFVGRAITEDALDRGWEVTVFHRGHHAPPPGTDALHGDRTAPGGLDALAEGEWDLVVDTWGGAPTAVRDSARLLRDRVGRYAYVSSRSVHAYPAPAGLDEEGPLVEGSPDAGSIAYAEDKRGAELAALDAFGDRALLARAGLILGPYENVGRLPWWLNRTARGGPVLAPGPRELPLQYIDVRDLARWTLDAAAAGQGGAYNVVSAPGHATMGSLLEACAATTGGAAELRWTDPAVIMEAGVQPWTELPVWTGTGEPHDYMHAGDVSKALAAGLKCRPVEETVADTWAWLQSLGGIAPQRPDRPAPGLDAQREAALLGL
- a CDS encoding lipase maturation factor family protein is translated as MDWFTAPWYWLGRLVFQRALAGVYLFAFVGAALQFRALIGARGMLPVPRYVRYVPFRRAPSLFQLRYSDRLFAACAWAGAVLAGALAAGAGDEVPLGAAMGMWALLWLLYLSIVNVGQTWYSFGWESLLLEVGFLAVFLGNARAGPPVLVLWLLRWVLFRVEFGAGLIKIRGDSCWRKLTCLYYHHETQPMPGPLSWFFHHLPKPLHRVECGANHVTQLAVPVLLFTPQPVASYAAGIIVATQLWLVLSGNFAWLNWLTITLALSAVDFTGLAGAPPAQASRAAPVWFVVLVCAVTVLVLVLSRHPVLNMVSRRQVMNRSFDSLHLVNTYGAFGSVGRIRDEVVVEGTADRVPHADGDWREYGFKGKPGEPGRVPRQFAPYHLRLDWLMWFAALSPGYARDWFGPFVERLLAGDRDTLRLLRHNPFPDAPPRYVRALLYRYRFTSWRELRETGAWWHRTLLREYLPPTRLAEAAWSEPE
- a CDS encoding DUF1990 family protein, with translation MTRLTSAGRDALSYPDRGATAERPLPAGYHHLHHRVRIGHGRSAFEAAGVAVTTFQAHRTSGMRIRGDADTTGAVRPGSRVIVGIGFGPLRIEAPCEVVWTAYEPARIGFAYGTLTGHPECGEESFIVDMDPDGTVWFTVTAFSRPACWYTRLAGPVIPFLQLRYARWLGRHVRRLATAA